In Microtus ochrogaster isolate Prairie Vole_2 chromosome 4, MicOch1.0, whole genome shotgun sequence, one genomic interval encodes:
- the Meak7 gene encoding TLD domain-containing protein 1 — translation MGNAKSLSSQKMGSKFLPEEQAEVDRLFDVLSFNKGGSAAGTFSLEALKSHVKEALPPVMVTRLYKGMWRVKAIHKAQGGKRNVSREQFTVFLSHLLKGSFEEKGRMVMKMIVTAEGPVTARDVQKFTEELVTSVVHVLTHRHELRGWTGRKSTVSPNSVQAMAAQLLSEMKFQDGHKFRGPQCLDQVCDQAVIEDWVFHVPHVGLFLSVVIHRGLRLLNSSVDLSPLVPERHVDKGQPFESILDVLPVIYLNSHLATDQQHRWRLLFSTQLHGQSFSQLCSRITHQGPCLVVLEDRDGYVFGGFASRSWEVKPQFQGDNKCFLFSITPSMATYTYTGYNDHFMYLNHGQQTMPNGLGMGGQHHYFGLWVAADFGKGHSKAKPTCTTYNSPQLSAQEDFQFDKMEVWGLGDVLETCLVKNKKSILDSDPAAQSLLEISGRTRHSEGLREVPEEDD, via the exons ATGGGAAATGCCAAGAGCCTGTCGAGCCAGAAAATGGGTTCCAAGTTCCTGCCCGAGGAGCAGGCTGAGGTGGATAGGCTGTTTGATGTCCTGTCATTTAATAAAGGTGGCTCGGCCGCGGGGACGTTCTCTCTGGAGGCGCTAAAG AGCCACGTCAAGGAGGCTCTTCCTCCGGTGATGGTCACCAGACTATACAAAGGCATGTGGAGGGTCAAGGCCATCCACAAGGCACAAGGGGGCAAGAGGAATGTCTCCCGGGAGCAGTTCACAGTGTTCCTGTCCCACCTGTTGAAAGGCAGCTTCGAGGAGAAGGGCCGCATGGTTATGAAAATGATCGTAACTGCAGAGGGTCCTGTGACGGCCAGAGACGTCCAGAAG TTCACAGAGGAACTGGTGACCTCTGTGGTGCACGTGCTGACCCACCGGCATGAACTTCGAGGCTGGACTGGGAGGAAATCCACAGTGTCCCCCAACAGTGTGCAGGCCATGGCTGCCCAACTGCTCTCAGAGATGAAGTTTCAAG ATGGCCATAAGTTTCGGGGGCCTCAGTGCCTGGACCAGGTCTGCGACCAAGCTGTGATTGAGGACTGGGTGTTCCATGTCCCTCACGTGGGCCTGTTTCTGAGCGTGGTCATCCATCGGGGCCTTCGCCTCCTGAACTCATCCGTGGACCTTTCCCCACTGGTCCCCGAGCGCCACGTGGATAAGGGGCAGCCGTTTGAGAGCATCCTGGACGTGCTGCCGGTCATCTACCTCAACTCCCACCTGGCCACAGATCAGCAGCACCGCTGGCGGCTGCTCTTCTCCACACAGCTCCACGGACAGAGCTTTTCCCAGCTGTGCAGCCGCATCACACACCAAGGGCCCTGCCTGGTTGTCCTCGAGGACAGGGATGGCTATGTCTTCGGTGGCTTTGCCTCCCGTTCTTGGGAGGTCAAGCCTCAGTTTCAAG GGGACAACAAatgcttcctgttctccatcaCGCCCAGCATGGCCACGTACACGTACACAGGCTACAATGACCACTTCATGTACCTCAATCACGGACAGCAGACCATGCCCAATGGACTG GGCATGGGTGGGCAGCACCATTATTTTGGGCTTTGGGTGGCTGCAGACTTTGGGAAAGGACACAGCAAAGCTAAGCCCACATGTACCACCTACAACAGCCCACAGCTGTCTGCCCAGGAGGACTTCCAATTTGATAAAATGGAGGTGTGGGGGCTCGGCGATGTCTTAGAGACGTGTCTG